The Streptomyces sp. NL15-2K genome contains a region encoding:
- a CDS encoding NADPH-dependent 2,4-dienoyl-CoA reductase, giving the protein MSRYPHLLTPLDLGFTTLPNRVLMGSMHVGLEEAERGFERMAEFFAARARGGVGLIVTGGIAPNEEGRPYEGGAKLTSEAEAEQHRVVTRAVHREGGRIAMQILHFGRYAYHRDLVAPSPVQAPISPFPPRELTDAEVERTIEDYARAARLARQAGYDGVEIMGSEGYLINEFIAAPTNRRTDRWGGSYENRMRFPVEIVRRVREAVGEDFIIVYRLSMLDLVPGGSTLDEVITLARAVEAAGATIINTGIGWHEARIPTIATSVPRGAYTWVTKKLMGAVSVPLVTTNRINTPELAEQLLADGCADMVSVARPMLADPDFVAKAAAGRPEAINTCIGCNQACLDHTFSGQITSCLVNPRACHETELVLSPTRLRKRVAVVGAGPAGLACAVSAAERGHQVTLYDAASEIGGQLNVARKVPGKQEFDETLRYFRHQLDAHGVDVRLNTWASVDDLADYDEVVVATGVTPRTPDIPGVDHPSVVGYLDVLRDGTPVGDRVAVLGAGGIGFDVAEYLTDGGDKASEDPATYFRQWGVDMDYTTPGGLAAPERPAPPRTVHLLQRKTTKVGAGLGKTTGWIHRAELKHRGVTMVPGVRYDRIDDAGLHVTVGDESTVLPVDTVVLCTGQEPRRDLYDELVAAGRSAHLIGGADVAAELDAKRAIKQGTELAAAL; this is encoded by the coding sequence ATGAGCCGTTACCCGCACCTGCTGACCCCGCTCGACCTGGGCTTCACCACGCTGCCCAACCGCGTCCTCATGGGCTCGATGCACGTAGGCCTGGAGGAGGCGGAGCGGGGTTTCGAGCGCATGGCGGAGTTCTTCGCGGCCCGGGCGCGCGGGGGAGTGGGCCTGATCGTCACCGGCGGCATCGCACCCAACGAGGAGGGACGGCCCTACGAGGGCGGGGCCAAGCTCACCTCCGAGGCGGAGGCCGAACAGCACCGGGTCGTCACGCGGGCCGTGCACCGCGAGGGCGGCCGCATCGCGATGCAGATCCTCCACTTCGGCCGGTACGCCTACCACCGTGACCTGGTCGCGCCGAGCCCGGTCCAGGCGCCGATCAGCCCCTTCCCGCCCCGCGAGCTGACCGACGCCGAGGTCGAGCGGACCATCGAGGACTACGCCCGCGCGGCCCGCCTGGCCCGGCAGGCCGGCTACGACGGTGTGGAGATCATGGGCTCCGAGGGCTACCTGATCAACGAGTTCATCGCCGCGCCGACCAACCGTCGCACCGACCGCTGGGGCGGCTCGTACGAGAACCGCATGCGCTTCCCGGTGGAGATCGTCCGGCGCGTGCGCGAGGCCGTCGGCGAGGACTTCATCATCGTCTACCGTCTGTCCATGCTGGACCTCGTCCCCGGCGGCTCGACCCTCGACGAGGTGATCACGCTCGCCCGGGCCGTCGAGGCCGCCGGAGCCACGATCATCAACACCGGCATCGGCTGGCACGAGGCCCGCATTCCCACCATCGCCACCTCCGTGCCGCGCGGCGCCTACACCTGGGTGACGAAGAAGCTGATGGGCGCGGTGTCCGTCCCGTTGGTCACCACCAACCGCATCAACACCCCCGAACTGGCCGAGCAGTTGCTCGCCGACGGCTGCGCCGACATGGTGTCCGTGGCCCGCCCGATGCTCGCGGACCCCGACTTCGTCGCCAAGGCCGCGGCCGGCCGCCCCGAGGCCATCAACACCTGCATCGGCTGCAACCAGGCCTGCCTCGACCACACCTTCAGCGGGCAGATCACCTCCTGCCTGGTCAACCCGCGCGCCTGCCACGAGACCGAACTGGTGCTGTCCCCGACGCGGCTGCGCAAGCGCGTCGCGGTCGTCGGGGCCGGGCCGGCCGGCCTCGCCTGCGCGGTGTCGGCCGCCGAGCGCGGACACCAGGTGACCCTCTACGACGCCGCGAGCGAGATCGGCGGCCAGCTCAACGTCGCCCGCAAGGTGCCCGGCAAGCAGGAGTTCGACGAGACACTGCGCTACTTCCGTCACCAGCTCGACGCGCACGGCGTGGACGTACGGCTGAACACCTGGGCGTCCGTGGACGACCTGGCCGACTACGACGAGGTCGTCGTCGCCACCGGCGTCACCCCGCGCACCCCCGACATCCCCGGAGTCGACCACCCCAGCGTCGTCGGCTACCTCGACGTACTGCGCGACGGCACCCCCGTGGGCGACCGCGTCGCCGTCCTCGGTGCGGGCGGCATCGGCTTCGACGTCGCCGAGTACCTGACCGACGGCGGCGACAAGGCGAGCGAGGACCCGGCGACGTACTTCCGCCAGTGGGGCGTCGACATGGACTACACGACGCCCGGCGGTCTCGCGGCCCCCGAGCGGCCCGCTCCGCCGCGCACCGTCCACCTGCTCCAGCGCAAGACCACCAAGGTCGGCGCGGGCCTAGGCAAGACCACCGGCTGGATCCACCGCGCCGAGCTCAAGCACCGGGGCGTCACGATGGTGCCGGGCGTGCGCTACGACCGTATCGACGACGCCGGACTGCACGTCACCGTCGGCGACGAGAGCACGGTCCTGCCGGTCGACACCGTCGTGCTGTGCACAGGACAGGAACCGCGCCGGGACCTGTACGACGAACTGGTCGCCGCAGGCCGCAGCGCGCACCTCATCGGCGGTGCCGACGTCGCCGCCGAACTGGACGCCAAGCGCGCCATCAAGCAGGGCACCGAGCTGGCAGCGGCTCTGTAG
- a CDS encoding PadR family transcriptional regulator yields the protein MSLPHAILTALLEKPSSGLELTRRFDRSIGYFWSATHQQIYRELGKLEAEGYIRTLPSEQPTRGQKKSYEVLPAGRAELARWSAASQDPKPLRDVLLLRLRAAAVVGTEGIEADLRRHLELHRRQLAEYEEIQERDFPPDKDSPQDRLRHLVLRAGIDLETSWTRWLTHALDEFAELPADQSR from the coding sequence ATGTCACTCCCGCACGCGATCCTCACTGCCCTGCTCGAGAAGCCGTCGTCGGGGCTCGAGCTGACCCGCCGGTTCGACAGGTCGATCGGTTACTTCTGGTCGGCGACGCATCAGCAGATCTATCGCGAGCTGGGAAAACTGGAGGCCGAGGGCTACATCCGCACCCTGCCGTCCGAGCAGCCGACGCGCGGGCAGAAGAAGAGCTACGAGGTCCTGCCCGCGGGCCGCGCCGAACTCGCCCGCTGGAGCGCGGCCTCCCAGGACCCCAAGCCGCTGCGCGACGTGCTGCTGCTGCGGCTGCGGGCGGCGGCCGTGGTCGGGACCGAGGGTATCGAGGCCGACCTGCGCCGCCATCTGGAGCTGCACCGGCGGCAGCTGGCCGAGTACGAGGAGATCCAGGAGCGCGACTTCCCGCCGGACAAGGACAGCCCGCAGGACCGGCTGCGGCACCTCGTGCTGCGGGCCGGCATCGACCTGGAGACCTCCTGGACGCGGTGGCTCACGCACGCCCTCGACGAGTTCGCCGAGCTGCCCGCCGATCAGAGCCGGTAG